A region of Deltaproteobacteria bacterium DNA encodes the following proteins:
- a CDS encoding LLM class flavin-dependent oxidoreductase translates to MRFGFFDQLPCADSQSEQQRYEDILAQIELGDRVGFDTVWLGELHFGRRSSLLASPLMVLAAAAQRTKRIRLGTAVTLLPLHSPVKIAEEAAVADLLSGGRLEFGVGRGTAPIHYVGYNVPQEESRERFEEALDVILKAWTQERITYKGRYFQAEDLAIVPKPVQKPHPPIRLAANSPDTFTIAGQLGLPIFASPLINPPAKLKEFLGVHRQTLKPGVKQDVALMFSVHVSDSREQARREYEASIKNFFRAAGERLKPLGDATIKGYEAFQEAVKKLERATYESVDRMSVFGDPDYCAERVRALRDEFQMDEFIGYFNQGGLVDHAIVKRSMELFAKEVIPRCR, encoded by the coding sequence ATGCGTTTTGGTTTCTTTGATCAGCTTCCGTGTGCAGATTCACAGTCAGAGCAGCAACGGTATGAAGATATCCTCGCGCAGATTGAGCTAGGAGACAGGGTAGGGTTCGATACCGTTTGGCTCGGGGAACTTCATTTTGGTCGGCGCTCGTCGTTGTTAGCGTCGCCGCTGATGGTGCTAGCGGCTGCTGCGCAACGTACCAAACGGATTCGTTTGGGAACGGCAGTGACGTTGTTGCCGCTGCATAGTCCGGTGAAAATAGCGGAAGAAGCCGCTGTCGCCGACCTCCTCAGTGGTGGACGATTGGAATTTGGTGTTGGACGCGGAACCGCACCGATTCACTATGTCGGCTACAACGTCCCCCAAGAAGAAAGTCGTGAACGGTTCGAAGAAGCACTCGATGTGATTCTCAAAGCCTGGACTCAAGAGCGGATCACGTATAAGGGAAGATATTTCCAGGCTGAAGACCTGGCCATTGTTCCGAAACCGGTCCAGAAGCCGCATCCGCCTATCCGCTTGGCGGCGAACAGCCCGGACACGTTTACCATTGCGGGCCAGCTAGGATTACCAATCTTCGCTTCACCGCTCATCAATCCACCGGCGAAGTTGAAGGAATTTCTTGGCGTGCATCGGCAAACGCTGAAGCCCGGCGTGAAGCAGGATGTCGCGTTAATGTTCTCAGTGCATGTCTCAGACAGTCGTGAGCAAGCGCGCCGCGAATACGAAGCGAGTATCAAGAATTTCTTCCGTGCTGCAGGAGAACGCCTGAAACCGCTTGGTGATGCAACCATTAAGGGGTACGAAGCGTTTCAGGAAGCGGTCAAGAAATTAGAGCGAGCGACGTACGAAAGCGTGGATCGGATGAGTGTGTTTGGTGATCCAGACTACTGCGCGGAACGTGTGCGCGCTCTGCGTGATGAATTTCAGATGGATGAGTTTATCGGCTATTTCAATCAAGGTGGCTTAGTCGACCACGCGATTGTCAAGCGCTCAATGGAGCTGTTTGCCAAAGAAGTTATTCCACGCTGTCGCTGA
- a CDS encoding CoA transferase, translating to MPGVLEGVKIVELGMWAAGPAAGGIMADWGAEVIKIEDPEGGDPFRGFLSTGVGATSASSINGSFDSDNRNKKSLALDVRSKDGQEVAYRLIKDADVFLTNFRPAAIERYNMTYATLKGINPRLVYVWVTGYGPVGPEKERAAFDYAGFWARAGMMATIGEPGAPPPGQRPGMGDHSTSIAVVAATTGALLARQRTGVGQEVWVSLYRTGLWVNSMDVQTALLNRANIPRLSRTQMGNPLFNAYRAKDNKWFQLVNLQSDRHWPGFCKGVNRADLLADPRFVDAAARRENGPALIAILDDILVTKTRAEWGAIFDAEGVFWAPIQTVEDVINDPQAHANGSFVQVDHPSGQRIEMVATPIEFHSTPAQTRTCAPEVGQHTEAILLAAGYSWEDMAGLREKGVIG from the coding sequence ATGCCCGGTGTACTCGAAGGGGTGAAGATCGTTGAGTTAGGCATGTGGGCCGCTGGTCCTGCTGCTGGCGGGATTATGGCTGATTGGGGAGCAGAGGTCATTAAGATCGAAGATCCAGAAGGCGGTGACCCGTTCCGCGGGTTTCTGTCGACCGGCGTGGGGGCAACCTCTGCATCTTCGATTAACGGATCATTTGACAGCGACAATCGCAACAAGAAAAGTCTTGCGCTCGATGTCCGGAGCAAAGACGGGCAAGAGGTTGCCTACCGCTTGATTAAAGATGCCGACGTTTTTCTCACCAATTTTCGTCCGGCAGCGATTGAGCGTTACAACATGACGTATGCCACACTCAAAGGCATTAACCCACGTTTGGTGTATGTGTGGGTGACTGGCTATGGACCAGTTGGACCCGAGAAAGAGCGGGCAGCGTTTGATTATGCTGGCTTCTGGGCCCGCGCTGGCATGATGGCAACCATTGGTGAACCTGGTGCGCCACCGCCAGGACAGCGGCCTGGCATGGGCGATCATTCAACGTCAATCGCGGTCGTTGCTGCGACGACGGGTGCGCTTTTGGCTCGTCAGCGCACCGGAGTCGGACAGGAAGTGTGGGTGTCGTTGTATCGGACTGGCTTGTGGGTGAACTCGATGGATGTACAGACGGCGCTCTTGAATCGCGCAAACATCCCCCGCTTGAGTCGCACGCAGATGGGCAATCCGCTCTTCAACGCCTATCGTGCCAAAGATAACAAATGGTTCCAGTTGGTGAACCTGCAAAGTGATCGCCACTGGCCGGGTTTTTGTAAAGGTGTAAACCGTGCTGATCTCTTGGCTGATCCCCGTTTTGTTGATGCTGCGGCACGACGAGAAAACGGCCCTGCGTTGATTGCCATTCTCGATGACATCCTTGTGACCAAGACCCGCGCTGAGTGGGGAGCTATTTTTGATGCTGAAGGCGTCTTCTGGGCACCGATTCAGACGGTGGAAGATGTGATCAACGATCCCCAAGCGCACGCGAATGGTTCATTCGTGCAAGTCGACCATCCCAGCGGTCAGCGCATCGAGATGGTGGCAACACCGATTGAATTTCACTCTACGCCAGCCCAGACGCGTACTTGTGCCCCAGAAGTTGGCCAACACACAGAGGCGATTCTTCTTGCGGCTGGTTACTCGTGGGAGGATATGGCAGGACTGCGAGAAAAGGGAGTGATTGGGTAA
- a CDS encoding alpha/beta hydrolase, which yields MEFKHYYANLKDIRLHYVTLGHGSPVVLLHGWPQTWYEWRLVMPLLANQFCLVAPDLRGLGDSGRPIGGYDKKTVANDIWQLMHDHLKHERFAVVGHDVGAVVAFRLAADHAKEVSHLVLLDVPVIGLQAEALGGLTPAGQMPRWHHLFHQVPDLPEALTFGRERIYLEWFFNWGCDQAGVFSESDVNEYVRAYSQAGAMRAGFNMYRTLGQDIADNQATFATGFKLPMPTLGLGGGGSRGRGNLVVESIKRAALHAEGGSVADCGHFIPEEKPQELAEQLRQFLLTPSETAAT from the coding sequence ATGGAATTCAAACACTACTACGCAAACCTCAAAGATATTCGCTTACATTATGTGACTCTCGGGCACGGCTCTCCGGTTGTGTTGCTGCATGGCTGGCCGCAGACGTGGTATGAGTGGCGGTTGGTGATGCCGTTACTGGCCAATCAGTTTTGCCTGGTCGCGCCGGACTTGCGCGGGCTCGGCGACTCGGGACGGCCAATCGGTGGCTATGACAAGAAGACCGTTGCCAATGACATCTGGCAACTGATGCACGATCATCTCAAACATGAACGCTTTGCTGTGGTTGGCCATGACGTTGGTGCAGTAGTTGCCTTTCGTCTCGCCGCCGATCATGCCAAGGAAGTGTCACACTTGGTGTTGCTCGATGTCCCAGTCATTGGACTCCAAGCCGAAGCACTGGGAGGACTGACTCCCGCCGGACAAATGCCGCGCTGGCATCACTTGTTTCATCAAGTGCCAGATTTACCTGAAGCACTGACCTTTGGTCGTGAGCGCATTTATCTGGAATGGTTCTTCAATTGGGGCTGTGATCAAGCCGGTGTGTTCAGCGAATCTGATGTGAATGAATATGTCCGTGCGTATTCGCAAGCTGGAGCGATGCGGGCGGGGTTCAACATGTACCGCACGCTCGGACAAGACATTGCCGACAATCAGGCGACCTTTGCCACTGGCTTCAAGCTGCCGATGCCGACATTAGGACTGGGTGGCGGAGGTTCGCGTGGCCGTGGGAACTTAGTCGTCGAATCCATCAAGCGTGCCGCGCTACACGCTGAAGGTGGATCAGTGGCTGATTGCGGGCACTTCATTCCTGAAGAGAAGCCGCAGGAGTTGGCTGAGCAGTTGCGGCAGTTCTTGCTCACGCCAAGCGAAACTGCGGCAACG